TCCTCGGCCGCCGCCGTTCTCGGCTCGGCCAGTCAGGGCAACTACGCGGCGGCGAGCGCCTTCGTCGACGCGTTGGCCCATCACCGGCGCTCCCTGGGCCTGCCCGCGCTGAGCATCGACTGGGGCCCCTGGGCACAGATCGGCCTCGCGGCCCACCCGGACCGCGGTGGGTCCCTGGCCGCCCGCGGCATCGAGAGCATCAGCCCCGATCAGGGCATCGCCGCTCTCGACCGGCTGCTGAGCAGCTCCGCCGCCCAGGTGTGCGTCCTGCCGCTGGATCACGAGCGGGTGCGCGGCCATCACGGCGGAGGCCTGCTGCGCACCCTCGTCGACGACGGGGGCCAGGACACGCAGGGTGCCGCGGGACCGCAGGACGAGATACGCCGCCTGATGCTCGCGGTCGAACCCGGCCGGCGCCGCAGGGCCGTACTGACCGAGCACGGGCGAGCGGTCGCCGCCCGCGTCATCGGAGCGGATCCGGCCAGGATCGACACCAGCGCCCCGATCACCGGCATGGGCTTCGATTCGCTGCTCTCCCTGGAGCTGCGCAAGTCCCTGGAGTCGTCGCTGGGCATCCAGTTGCCCTCCACCGTCACCTGGCGCTTCCCGACCATCGACGCCCTGGTGCCGTACCTGGCCGACCGGATGGGGATCCAGCTGGAGTCCCACCAGGAGCTGGGCGGGGACCGGGCAGACCCTCCCGCCGTTCCGGCAGGACCCGTACCGGCTTCCTCGGCCACCGAGAACGCCCACGGGATCGCCGCGGACGAATCCGTGGACCTCGACTCGATGTCCGCCGCGGAACTCGGAGCACTCCTGATGGCCAAAACCACACAGATCGACGAGGGGGCCCAGCGATGACGCCGGGACAGGACCTGACAGCGGCCGACACGCTCAAGCGCGCCTACCTGACGATGGAGCGCCTCCAGCGGCAGGTCGCGGAGTACGAGCGGGCACGCTCCGAGCCCATCGCCATCGTGGGCACCGGCTGCCGCCTCCCCGGCGGCGTGACCGACGCCGCCTCCTACTGGCGCATGCTGGCGGAGGGCACCGACACGGTGGGTCAGATACCCGCCGGGCGGTGGGACCACGAGTCGTTCTACGACGAGGAGGCCGGGAAGCCGGGGAAGGTCTACACCCGCTCCGGCGCGTTCCTCGACGACCTCGAGCACTTCGACCACGACTTCTTCGGCATCTCCCAGCGCGAGGCCGCGGCGATGGACCCGGCCCAGCGGCTGAGCCTGCGGGTGTGCTGGGAAGCCCTGGAGAACGCGGGTCACGCGCCGTCAGGACTGGCGGGCAGCCGTACCGGTGTGTTCCTGGGCGCGGCCTCCTGGGACTACATCACCGCCCAGTTGCGCCACCCCGAGGACGTCAGCGCCTACACCAGTTCCGGCGCCGCGATGTCCTTCATACCGGCCCGCATCGCCTACCTCCTCGATCTGCGCGGCCCGAACCTCACCGTCGACTCGGCCTGCTCCGCCTCGCTCCTGGCCGTCCACCAGGCGTGCCAGAGCCTGCGCCTCGGTGAATGCGACATGGCCCTGGCCGGTGGCGTCAACGTGGTGCTCTCACCGATGCTGATGATCTCCCAGTCGCAGTTCGGCTCGGTCTCCCGGCAGGGCCGCGCCATGACCTTCTCCGACAGCGCCGACGGCTATGTCCGCGGCGAGGGCTGTGGCGTGGTGGTACTCAAGCGGCTGTCCGACGCCCTGCGTGACAAGGACCGTGTGCTCGCGGTCGTGCGCGGCGGCGCGGTCAACCAGGACGGCCGGAGCGCGGGTATCACCGCGCCGAACGGCGCCGCGCAGCGCGATGTGTTCCAGCGCGCCCTGGACGCGGCGGGAGTGCGGGCCGATCAGGTCGGCTACATCGAGACCCACGGCACGGGCACCCGCCTCGGAGACCCCATCGAGGCCGAGGCACTCGCCGATGTGTATGGCCGCGAGCACGGATCTCCGGTCTATCTCGGCGCCGTCAAGACCAACATCGGCCACCTGGAGGCGGCCGCCGGCATCGCGGGGCTCATCAAGGCCGCGGTGTGCCTGGAGCGCGGCGAGATCCCGCCGAACCTGCATTTCGACCGGCTGAACTCCAACATCTCCTTCGACGGCACGACCTTCCAGGTGCCCACCTCTCTGACCCCGTGGCCGCACACCGACGGCCGCCGGACGGCCGCGGTCAGCAGTTTCGGGCTGAGCGGCACCAACGTCCACCTGATCCTGGAGCAGGCGCCGCAACCGTCGGCGCCGCCCGCCGAGGACGACCGCAGGCCCGCCTCGGTCCTGGCGCTGTCCGCCCGCAGCGAGAGCGCGCTCACCGCGCTCGCCGGCCGCTACGCCGACCGTCTTGCCGACGAGGGCACCTCACTGGCGGACGTGTGTCACGCGGCGGGCACCGGCCGCTCCCACTTCCGGCACCGTCTCGCCGCCGTCGGCTCCAGCCGCGAGGAGGTCGCCGGTCAGCTCGCCGCCTTCGCCCGCGGCGAGAGCGCGCCCGGCCTGGCGCAGGGTGAGGGGGACAACTCCGAGGTCGTGTTCGTCTTCACGGGCCAGGGAGCCCAGCGTCCCGGAATGGCCCGAAGCCTGTACGACACTCAGCCCACGTTCCGGCGGGCGGTCGACGAATGCGCCGAGATCCTGCTCCCGCTGCTCGAAAAGCCGCTGCTGTCCGTCCTGTTCCCCGACGACGCCGACGACCAGCAGATCAACGACACCGCCTATGCCCAGCCCGCCACGTTCGTCGTCGAGTACGCCATGGCCGAGCTGTGGCGGTCCTGGGGCATCACGCCCGCCGCCGTGCTCGGCCACAGTTTCGGCGAGTGTGTCGCGGCCTGTGTGGCGGGGGCCATGTCCCTGCGGGACGGGCTGACCTTCGCGGTGGAACGCGCCCGCCTCATCCAGGAGTTCTCGCTGCCCGGCACCATGGCCGCGATCTTCGCATCCGAGGAGGAGGTCGCCGCCGAGCTCGCCGCGCACCCGGGGCGGATCGCCATCGCCGCGGTCAACGGCCCCGCGAACATCGCGGTCTCCGGCGAGCGTGACCTCGTCGAGGCCGTGTGCGCCGCGTTCAGCGCCCGCGGTGTCAAGGCCAAGCGGCTGCACATCGCGTCGGCCGGACACTCCCCGCTGATGGACCCCGTGCTCGAGCCGCTGCGCCGCGCTGCCCAGCAGATCACTTTCACCGCCCCGCGCATTCCCCTGATCTCCAACGTCACCGGCGAGTTGTGGCCCTGGGACAAGGCGCCGGATCCCGACTACTGGTGCCGGCACGTCCGCGGAACCGTCCGGTTCACCGACGGTGTGCGCACCCTGCGGTCCATGGGTTATCACACCTTCGTGGAGGTCGGCCCCGCCCCCACGCTGCTGGGCGTGATCAGCGACGCCCTGCCGCCGGGCCACGACGACCTGCTGCTGCCCAGCCTGCGGCCCAAGCAGGACGACTGGGAGGTCCTGCTGGGCACGGTGGCCGAGCTGTACGCGGCCGGCGCCCCCATCGACTGGACCGGCTTCGACCGCGACTACACCCGCGCCAACGTGGCCGTGCCCACGTACCCGTTCGATCCGGTCCGCTGCTGGCAGCCCCCGCGCCCGTGGGACGGCACCGCGGCGGCGCCCGCCGAGGACAGGGGCGACGCGCCGGCCGTGAACGGCTCCGGTGACCGCCGCTCCCGCTCCAGCCGCCGGTCCTCGCGCGGCCGGCGCCGCGCGAGCCGTATCTCCACGGCCGCCGAGCTGCTGGCGCTGGGTGAGACCGAGCGTCTCGACACCCTCTGCGCCCAGTTCGTGCTCAGCGTCAAGGACGTCCTGGGCTCCGCTTCCACCGATGTCGGCGTGGACGATCCGCTGACCGGCTTCGGCCTGGACTCCCTGATGGCCGTCGAACTGCGCAACGAGATCCAGAGCAGGCTCGGCCTGACCCTGCAGATCACCGACTTCCTGGGCGGCGCGACCATCGCAAGCGTCGCCAGGAGCATCGTCAAGGAGCTTGCCGTGATCGGTGGCAGCGGCTTGGCGGGCACAGGGCACGACGGCTCCGGGGCACCCGCTGCGATCCAGCGAATGCCCCGGGCCGTCGATGCCGCAACGGCACTACTCGACGAACTGACCAGCTCCGCTTCCGCGTCCGGCCAGGAGAAGCACTCGTGACCGATGACCTCGCCGGGCGCCTCGCCGCCCTGACTCCCGAAGAGCGGGCCCGGTTCGACGCCCTGCTCGCCGAACACTCGGCCGAGGTGACGTTCCCGCTGGCCGTACTGCAGCGCGGCACGTGGTTCCTCGAACAGCTCCGGCCCCGCAACCCCGGCTACATCGTTCCGGGCGCCGTGCGCGTCGAAGGCCCCATCGACACCGGCCTGCTGCGTACCGCCGTCGCCGAGATCGTGCGGCGGCACGAGGCCCTGCGCACCACCTTCCAGTCGCGGGACGGCGCGCCGGTCCAGGTCGTCCACCATCACCTCGCGATCGATGTCCCGGAGACCGACCTCAGCGACCCGCACCACACCGATGCCGACCGCCAGAAGTGGATCGACGACGCCCTCGCCGAACCCTTCGACATCGACACCGGCCCGCTGCTGCGGGTGCGCCTGCTGCGTACCGGGCCCGACCGGTCGGTGCTGGTCGTCGCGATGCATCATCTCGTCTCGGACCGCTGGTCCCTCGCGGTCTTTCTGAACGAACTGTCCGAGCTGTACGAGGCGTTCGCCGCCGGCTCCACTCCACAGCTGGGTGAACTCGCCATCCAGTACGGGGACTTCGCCTCCTGGCAGCAGCAGCAGATCGGCGGTGACGGCTGGCGGCAGGGCCTGGCCTACTGGCGCGAGCATCTCGCCGGCGCGCCGGCCGTACTCGACCTGCCCACCGACCGGCCCCGCCCGGCCGTGCAGGGCTTCAACGGCGGCTCCGTGCCCGTCGATCTGCCGCCCGCTCTGATCGGTGAACTGGCCGCGCTGGCCGGGCGGCATGGGGCGACGCCGTACATGGCGCTGCTCACCGTCTTCAAGATTCTGCTGCACCGCTATACCGGCCAGGACGACCTCGTCGTCGGTGTGCCCACCGCGCTGCGTGGGCACGCCGAGGTCGAACCGCTCATCGGCTACTTCGTCAACACCTTGCCCATCAGGGCGGACCTGTCCGGCGGCCCCAGCTTCGAAGCGGTCCTCACCCGCGTCCGCGACGCCTGTTTCGGCGCGTACGCCCACCAGGACATTCCTTTCGAACTGATCGTCGCCGACCTCAACACCGCCCGGGATCTCAGCCGTCCTCCGGTGTACCAGGTCAGCTTCAGCTACGGCCGGGAACCGGTGCCGACGCTCGCCATGGCCGGCGCCCGCCTCACCCGGCTGCCGGTCCGGAGCGAAGGTGCCCGCTTCGATCTGGAACTGCAGGCGTTCGACACGGACGGGGGTGTCACCGGCTGGTTCGAGTACGACCGCGACCTCTTCGACGAGGAGACCGTCGTGCGCCTCGCGGGTCAC
This Streptomyces sp. NBC_01283 DNA region includes the following protein-coding sequences:
- a CDS encoding type I polyketide synthase; translated protein: MTPGQDLTAADTLKRAYLTMERLQRQVAEYERARSEPIAIVGTGCRLPGGVTDAASYWRMLAEGTDTVGQIPAGRWDHESFYDEEAGKPGKVYTRSGAFLDDLEHFDHDFFGISQREAAAMDPAQRLSLRVCWEALENAGHAPSGLAGSRTGVFLGAASWDYITAQLRHPEDVSAYTSSGAAMSFIPARIAYLLDLRGPNLTVDSACSASLLAVHQACQSLRLGECDMALAGGVNVVLSPMLMISQSQFGSVSRQGRAMTFSDSADGYVRGEGCGVVVLKRLSDALRDKDRVLAVVRGGAVNQDGRSAGITAPNGAAQRDVFQRALDAAGVRADQVGYIETHGTGTRLGDPIEAEALADVYGREHGSPVYLGAVKTNIGHLEAAAGIAGLIKAAVCLERGEIPPNLHFDRLNSNISFDGTTFQVPTSLTPWPHTDGRRTAAVSSFGLSGTNVHLILEQAPQPSAPPAEDDRRPASVLALSARSESALTALAGRYADRLADEGTSLADVCHAAGTGRSHFRHRLAAVGSSREEVAGQLAAFARGESAPGLAQGEGDNSEVVFVFTGQGAQRPGMARSLYDTQPTFRRAVDECAEILLPLLEKPLLSVLFPDDADDQQINDTAYAQPATFVVEYAMAELWRSWGITPAAVLGHSFGECVAACVAGAMSLRDGLTFAVERARLIQEFSLPGTMAAIFASEEEVAAELAAHPGRIAIAAVNGPANIAVSGERDLVEAVCAAFSARGVKAKRLHIASAGHSPLMDPVLEPLRRAAQQITFTAPRIPLISNVTGELWPWDKAPDPDYWCRHVRGTVRFTDGVRTLRSMGYHTFVEVGPAPTLLGVISDALPPGHDDLLLPSLRPKQDDWEVLLGTVAELYAAGAPIDWTGFDRDYTRANVAVPTYPFDPVRCWQPPRPWDGTAAAPAEDRGDAPAVNGSGDRRSRSSRRSSRGRRRASRISTAAELLALGETERLDTLCAQFVLSVKDVLGSASTDVGVDDPLTGFGLDSLMAVELRNEIQSRLGLTLQITDFLGGATIASVARSIVKELAVIGGSGLAGTGHDGSGAPAAIQRMPRAVDAATALLDELTSSASASGQEKHS